From the genome of Pseudomonas migulae:
ACCAGCACTTGCGCGCCAAAATCCTTCACCGCTGACAGCGCCACGTCCAGTTGCTCGAGAAAGTCCGCCTCGCTCGCGCCATGCGCCATCGGCAAGTTGAGGTTGAACCCTTCACCCGCCCCGACACCGCGCTCATCCTCAAACCCGGCAACCCCCGGATAGAAGTTGGTCGGATCGCCATGCACCGAGACATACAGCACATCATCGCGGTCGTAGAAAATCTCCTGTATTCCCTGTCCGTGGTGCATGTCGGTGTCGAGCACGGCGACTTTTTCAAACCCGCTGCGCAGCACCTGTGCCGCCACCGCCGCGTTGTTCACATAACAGAAACCACCCGCCGCCTCCGCTCGAGCGTGATGCCCCGGTGGACGGCACAACGCGTAAGCCGCCGGTTCGCCATCAAGCAGCGCCTGCGCCCCGGCCACCGCGCTTTGCGCCGACCAATAGGCCGAACGCCAGGTCTGCTCGCCCACCGGGCAACTGCCGTCCGCAAGATAGCGGGCCGCCTGAGCCAGAATCCCGCGCAGGGCGTTGGGCTCGCGGACAAAGATGTTCGACATCACTTCGTCGCCCCAATCTTCAGGGATTTCCTTCCAGCGCTGATGCGCTTCCTGCAAAAACGCCAGGTACGGCGCACCGTGCACCGCCAGCAGCGGCTCAAGCCCCGCGTCGGCCGGTTGCTCGACTTTGAAACCCAGTGAGTGAGACGCCTGCACCAGTCGCTGCGCGCGCTCCGGTACTTCCTGCGGCGTGCGCATCTGCCCACGGGAGTAGTAACTGCGTGGATGATGGAGCAATTGCTCGGGATGGAAAAAACTGCGCATAGGTTGATACCTGTCAGTTGTGGCGAGGGGATTTATCCCCGTTGGGCTGCGCAGCAGCCCTAAAATCTTCCTGCATGACGCGCCGACTGACTTTGCGACGGCTTCGCAGCCGGACGGGGATGAATCCCCTCGCCACAGGTTTTGTGTTTGCAGCCTGTTCCTTAGTTGGCAATGCTGGCGCGGGACAGCACGGCGTTAAGCAACACATCCGTACCCTGCCGCACATCTTCCGGCAGCACGTCTTCCGCTTCGTTATGACTCAAGCCACCCACGCACGGAATAAACACCATCGCCGTCGGGCAGAACCGCGCCAGGTGAATCGCGTCGTGCCCGGCGCCGCTGACAATCGATTGCTGAGCGTAGCCTAGCGCGTCCACCGCTTGCTGCACCGCCGCCACGCAATCCGCGTCGAACGGTGTCGCCGGGCTGATCCAGTGCGGGGTGATCGTCAGTTTCAGATCGCGCCCATCGGCAATCACCTGCAGCCGCGCGCGCACCTGCTGCTCCATCGCCTCGATGGCTTCGTCGCGATGATGACGCAGGTCGACGGTGAAATTCACCAGTCCCGGAATGGTATTGCGCGACGATTTGTTGATGCTCAACTCACCGACCGTGGTCAGGCCCTCGGGGGCGAAATCGGTGGCCAGATCTTCAATCGCCTGGATCATCCGCGCCACGCCATACAGGGCGTCCTTGCGCAGCGGCATCGGCGTAGTGCCCGCGTGGGCGGCCATGCCTTCGACCCGCACGTCGAGCCAGCGAATCGCCTGACCACCGCTGACCACGCCGATGCTTTTCGCGTTGTCTTCGAGGATCGGCCCTTGTTCGATGTGGGCTTCGAAATACGCATCCACCGCGCCGCCCAACGGACGCTCACCGGCGTAACCGGTGCGCTGCAATTCGTCGGCGACGCTGATGCCATCGATGTCCCGCACCGCCAGCGCCGTGTCCAGTTGCATGATGCCGGTGAACACCGCCGAGCCGAACATCGCCGGCGTGAAGCGCGCACCTTCTTCGTTGGTCCACACCGCCACTTCCAGCGGTTTGCGGGTCTGGATACCGAGGTCGTTAAGGCAACGCACCACTTCCAGGCCGGCGAGTACGCCGTACACGCCGTCGAAGCGCCCGCCTTCAGGCTGGGTGTCGAGGTGGCTGCCCATCATCACCGGCGCGGCGTCGGGATCAGTGCCGGCGCGGCGAGCGAACAGGTTGCCGATGGCGTCCACGCTCAGGGTCATGCCGGCTTCGCGGCACCAGTGGGCAAACAGTTCGCGACCGGCCTTGTCTTCATCGCTCAGGGCCAGACGGCAACTGCCGCCACGCGCGGTGGCGCCGATTTCGGCCATGGCCATCAGACTCGCCCACAGGCGTTCGCCATTAATCTTCAACATAAATCACTCCACGAAAATCCAGCTGAAAAACGGTGATTTGCAGGAGCCGGCAAGCCGACGCCTACACATTCGGTTGTGCTCAATCGGCCTGGACACACAACACCTGCGCGACCGGCTCGCCAGCGCGCAAACGTTCGAGCAAACGCGGTTCGGCGTGATCGGACGCCAATGCCTTTTCGATCACACGGGCCGCCGTTGACCAGTCGAGAAACAGCACACCGTTGTCGTCCCCCAAGACCAGATCGCCCGGTTGCACCGTGACACCGGCGCACTGAATCGGCTGATTGATTTCGCTGTCGCCTCGACCGTGCAACTTGGTGGTCAGCAAGCTGGTGCCGCGAGCGAAGACCGGTAACCCGCCTTCACGCAGTTCCAGCAGATCGGTGACCGCGCCGTCCACCACGATTCCCGCCGCACCGGCGCAACTCGCGGCACAACTGGTCACCGCGCCGACCGGGGCGTGTTGCCAGTCGCCACCCGTGTCGATCACCAGCACATCGTCCGGTTTTATCAGCGCCAACGCCTGGTTGACGGCGATGGCGTCGGCACCCACCAGTTTCAGCGTCAGTGCGCGGCCGACCAGTTTCACGTTGGGCACCATGGCCCGCAGTTGCGAGTCTGCAAATCCCTCCTCGAGAAAATGCCCGAGGGTGGGAAAGCTCACCGCTTTGAACTGCTCGATCAGCTGCGACTTATCCATGCTGCGACTCCTTCGTGATCAACTCGGCCACACAATCGATCTCCAACGAAACGCCCCACAGCGCCACGCACACGGTGGTTCGCGCCGGTGGCGCATGACCGAGAAACTCGCGGTACACCGCGTTGAACGGCTCCAGTTGCGCGGGATCGGTCAGGTACGCGTTGACCTTGATCACGTGACTGAAATCCGAGCCCGCCTCGATCAGGATCGCCTCGAGATTGCGCAAGGTTTGCCGCACTTGTTCGGGGAAATCGGCGGGCTGGTCGTCGAGCCCGCTTTGCGCCGGAATCTGCCCGGCGGTGAACACCAGATGGCCGCTGACCACCGCTTGAGAGTAAGGCCCCACGGGACCGATGAAGCCCGGGGCCGACTGAATTCTGCGCATGCTGTTGAACTCCATGGATCAGGCCGCAGCCGATTTGAAAGGTTTAGGAGCCGGCTGGTCGTCGGCAGTCGTCACCGCCGGAATTTCGCTGATGTCGCGTTTGAAGGTCTCGGTCAGCAGCAACAGCGCCAACAGGGAAATCAGCGCCGCGCCGATCATGTACCAGGCCACCGACGAGCCTTTGCCAGTGGCCGCGAGCAACGCGGTGGTGACGATCGGTGTTGCGGCGCTGCCGAGCAGCCCGGACAGCATGTAGCTGATCGACAATCCCGAATAACGCACCCGGGTGCCGAACAACTCCGCCAGGAAGGTCGCGATCGGCCCGTAGTTGGCGGCGAAAGCGGTCATCAGCAGCAAGTAGCCGAAGATCACCAGCGACAGCTCTTTGGTGTCCATCAACCAGAACATCGGGAACGCCACCAACGCCTCGGCAACGATGCCGGCGACGATGATCGGCTTGCGTCCGTAACGGTCCGACAGCGCACCAAACACCGGCAACATGACGATGCACCAGGCGCAGGACAGCAGCACCACACCGAGCATCACGCTGCGACTGAAGCCCAGATTCTGCGTGCCGTACGTCAGGCCGAACGCGACGATGATGTTGAACGACGCACCGGTCGACATCGTCGCAATGCCGCCGAGCACCACTTGTTTCCAGTACTTGCGAAAGACTTCGGCCAACGGCATTTTCACCTGGACCTCAGCTTCCTTGACCTTGTTGAACGCCGGGGTTTCAGCGATGTTCAGGCGGATGTACAAGCCCACGGCGATCAGCAAAACGCTGGCAAGGAACGGAATGCGCCAGCCCCAGGCCAGCAGGTCTTCAGGCGACAGCCACGCCGCGATCACCAGAAACGCCAGGTTGGCAATCATGGTCCCGGCGGGCACACCGATCTGCACCCAGGAACCGTACAAACCGCGCTTGTTGGCCGGCGCATGTTCCACCGCCATCAACACCGCCCCGCCCCATTCGCCGCCCAAGGCCAGGCCTTGAATGACCCTGAGCAATAACAACAGGATCGGCGCCCAGATGCCGATGGCCGCGTAGTTGGGCAACAGGCCAATGGCGAATGTGGCCGCGCCCATGGTCAACAGCGAAATCAACAACATCGACTTGCGTCCCAGCTTGTCGCCGAAGTGCCCGAACAACGCGGCCCCGACAATCCGCGCCAGATACGCCGAAGCGAACGTACCGAATGCCAGCAACGTGCCGATCAAAGGCACGAAATCCGGGAAGAACACTTTGTTGAACACCAGTGCCGAAGCCGTGGCGAAAACAAACAAGTCGTACCATTCCACGGTGGTGCCGATGACACTGGCCACGGCGACTTTTTTCATGCTGATTGCAACTTCCGGTGGGGCGCCGGACTTTTCTGCGGACGATAGATCGCTCATCACTGACTCCAGGGATTTGTTTAATTGTTTTGACTGGCAGTAAAACGTTCGAGGTGAGGGATTGTTGTTATGTCTCGCCCAACTTGGCGGGCGAGTGAGTAAGTTCTAATAACCCAGTGTTCGGTCGGCGCAATTCAATAGCGGTTCATCGGCGTTCAAACGGCGAAAGTTCTCCGCGACTTGTTCGGCAATGCAATCGTGGGAAGCGGCCGAGGCCATGTGTGGCGTGATCGTCACGCCGGGCATGGTCCAGAGGCGATGATTGACGGGGAGCGGTTCCTGTTCGAACACATCCAGCAAGGCACCGCGCAGTTTTCCTGTGTTCAAGGCTTGTTCGAGGTCATCGATATTGAGGTGTCCGCCGCGACCACAATTAACCAGCGCGGCGCCATTGGCCAGATGTTCGAACGTTGCATGACCGAGGATGCCGCGAGTCTCGCTGGTCAGTGGAAGCAAGTTGATCAACAGCTCCACACCATCTAGAAAAGGGATCAGTTGTTCGGCTCCGGCGAAGATCTTGACGTCCTTAAGATCCTTGCTGCGACGGGCCCAGCCTCGAACGTCATAGCCGGCGGCAGCCAGATCCTGAGCGATGGCGCTGCCCAACGACCCCAGCCCCATCACCCCGACCTTGAACTGCCCGGCCGCCCGTTGCAGCGGCCGTTCCCAGCGCTGATCCTGTTGCTGCAACAGCACTTGATCGAAGCCACGGTGATAGTGAATCACCGCCCAGCGCACGTACTCGGTCATGCCTTGGCGGTGGCCGGGATCGACCACCCTGCACACCGGCAGATCCGGGCATGACGGGTCGTGTTCGAGGTGATCGATACCCGCCGCCACCGAGTGGATGACCTGCAGGTTCGGCAACGCGGCCAGGCTGCCCGGCAAAGGAAACCAGCAAGCGGCGATCTGCGCGTTTTTGGCCAGCGGATCATCCGCCAGCACGGTGGTGAGCTGCGGCGCGCTGCGGGCAAACGCCGCCTGCAATTGCTTGAGCAGCAAAGTGTCGCGGGACAGTAAAACGACGGTGTTCATGACAGGTAAGACTCACGCTGGGATTCGATCAGGGTCAATGCGGCCTCCCAGGCCAGGTCGATGATGTTGTCCTGTTCATCGCGGTCGAACTGTTCGGCGGTGTGTGCACAGACATCCGGGGACGGATAATGCAACTCGCAACCACCGGCCAGCGCGGCGACCTGCGCCTGACAGGCACGCTCAAGAAAGTGAATTTCCTGAAACGCCTGAGCCACGCCCGACCCACCGACCAGCAAGCCGTGGTTACGCAGGATCATCGCCCGGTGCGGCCCGAGGTCGTCGATCAAACGCCCGCGCTCATCCAGCGACAGCGCGATGCCTTCATAAGTGTGATACGCCAACTTGCCGTAGAACTTCAGCGCGTGCTGACTGATCGGCAGCAAGCCTTGCTTCTGCGCGGCAACAGCCATGCCGGCGGCGGTGTGGGTGTGAATCACGCAGTTGAGATCCGGGCGCGCCATGTGGATCGCCGAATGAATGACGAAGCCGGCGGCGTTGACCCGATGACCTTCGTAGGCCGGATCGACGATGCGCCCGTCCTGATCGATGCGCACCAGGTCCGAGGCGCGCATGCGGTCGAAAATCACCCCGTAGCGGTTGATCAGAAAGTGATGCTCAGGCCCCGGAATCCGCAGGGTGATATGGGTGTCGATCAAGTCGGTCATGCGAAAGTGCGCGACCAGCCGATACAGCGCAGCCAGTTCGCAACGAGCCTTCCATTCAACCGGGCCGATGTGTTCAGGTTTACTCACGAATACACCTCTTTAGCAGCGTGGGTGACGACCGGGTTGGCGCGCAGGCGGGCCAGCCCGCAAACACCGATCAAGGACAGGGCCGAAAGCAAGGTGAAGAACACCGCCAGCGGCAACCATTGTCCGGAAAACTTGCTCGCCAGCAGCGTGCCGATCAGCGGCGTGGTGCCGCCGGCCAGTGCGCAACTCAACTGGTAAGCGATAGAAATGCCCGAGTAGCGCAGATGCACCGGGAACGCCTGGGTCATGTAACCGGCAATCACCGCGTACAGTGCCGACAGAATCACCACCGCCAAGGCGATGCCGAGGGTCATCAACAGAATGTTTTGCGTACCCACCAGCAGAAACATCGGGTACGGCGTGACCATGCACAGCAGCGCGACGAGTTTGAGAAAGCGCCCCTCGCCGATGCGCTCGGCGAGCAGCGCGGAGAGCGGTTGCGAAAGCAACTGAATGACAGTCACCAGAAACAGGCAATCGAGAATCGTCGAGCGCGCGATGCCCTGGTATTGGGTGACGTAGGTGATCATAAACGTGTTGGTGAAGAAGAACCCGGCGGAGCCAATGGTCACCGCCGCCGCAGCGAACAGGATCTGTCGCCAGCAGGTGCGGATCACCTCTTTCACCGGGTATTGGGCGGTTTCGTTGTTGTCTCGGGCCTTGGCGAATTCTGGCGACTCGTGCACGCCGGAACGGATCATCAGGCCGACCATCATCAGCACTCCGCTGGCGAGAAACGGCAGACGCCAACCCCAGGACAGGAAGTCCTCCGGTTCAAGAGAGGTCACCAGGCGAAAGGCGATCAAGGCCAGCAACAAACCCGCTGGACTGCCGAGTTGGGCAAACGAGGCGTAGAACGTTTTGCGCTTGGCCGGCGCGTGTTCGCTGGCCATCAACACCGCCCCGCCCCACTCGCCACCCACCGAAATGCCCTGGATCAGGCGCAATACGATGAGACCGATCGGTGCCCAGATGCCGACACTGGCGTAGCTGGGCAGCAGGCCGATGCCGGCGGTCGCCACGCCCATTAGCGCCATGGTCACCAGCAGCATTTTCTTGCGGCCGAGGCGATCGCCCAAGTGACCGAACACCATGCCGGCCATGGGGCGAGCGATGAAGCCAACAGCGAAACTGCCGAAGGCTGCCAGGGTGCTCATCACCGGGTCGCTGC
Proteins encoded in this window:
- a CDS encoding 2-hydroxyacid dehydrogenase, which codes for MNTVVLLSRDTLLLKQLQAAFARSAPQLTTVLADDPLAKNAQIAACWFPLPGSLAALPNLQVIHSVAAGIDHLEHDPSCPDLPVCRVVDPGHRQGMTEYVRWAVIHYHRGFDQVLLQQQDQRWERPLQRAAGQFKVGVMGLGSLGSAIAQDLAAAGYDVRGWARRSKDLKDVKIFAGAEQLIPFLDGVELLINLLPLTSETRGILGHATFEHLANGAALVNCGRGGHLNIDDLEQALNTGKLRGALLDVFEQEPLPVNHRLWTMPGVTITPHMASAASHDCIAEQVAENFRRLNADEPLLNCADRTLGY
- a CDS encoding RidA family protein, yielding MRRIQSAPGFIGPVGPYSQAVVSGHLVFTAGQIPAQSGLDDQPADFPEQVRQTLRNLEAILIEAGSDFSHVIKVNAYLTDPAQLEPFNAVYREFLGHAPPARTTVCVALWGVSLEIDCVAELITKESQHG
- a CDS encoding Zn-dependent hydrolase, which gives rise to MLKINGERLWASLMAMAEIGATARGGSCRLALSDEDKAGRELFAHWCREAGMTLSVDAIGNLFARRAGTDPDAAPVMMGSHLDTQPEGGRFDGVYGVLAGLEVVRCLNDLGIQTRKPLEVAVWTNEEGARFTPAMFGSAVFTGIMQLDTALAVRDIDGISVADELQRTGYAGERPLGGAVDAYFEAHIEQGPILEDNAKSIGVVSGGQAIRWLDVRVEGMAAHAGTTPMPLRKDALYGVARMIQAIEDLATDFAPEGLTTVGELSINKSSRNTIPGLVNFTVDLRHHRDEAIEAMEQQVRARLQVIADGRDLKLTITPHWISPATPFDADCVAAVQQAVDALGYAQQSIVSGAGHDAIHLARFCPTAMVFIPCVGGLSHNEAEDVLPEDVRQGTDVLLNAVLSRASIAN
- a CDS encoding MFS transporter; protein product: MHTTAQPRRAAAAAFIGTTIEFYDFYIYATAAALVLGQVFFPSSDPVMSTLAAFGSFAVGFIARPMAGMVFGHLGDRLGRKKMLLVTMALMGVATAGIGLLPSYASVGIWAPIGLIVLRLIQGISVGGEWGGAVLMASEHAPAKRKTFYASFAQLGSPAGLLLALIAFRLVTSLEPEDFLSWGWRLPFLASGVLMMVGLMIRSGVHESPEFAKARDNNETAQYPVKEVIRTCWRQILFAAAAVTIGSAGFFFTNTFMITYVTQYQGIARSTILDCLFLVTVIQLLSQPLSALLAERIGEGRFLKLVALLCMVTPYPMFLLVGTQNILLMTLGIALAVVILSALYAVIAGYMTQAFPVHLRYSGISIAYQLSCALAGGTTPLIGTLLASKFSGQWLPLAVFFTLLSALSLIGVCGLARLRANPVVTHAAKEVYS
- a CDS encoding class II aldolase/adducin family protein; the encoded protein is MSKPEHIGPVEWKARCELAALYRLVAHFRMTDLIDTHITLRIPGPEHHFLINRYGVIFDRMRASDLVRIDQDGRIVDPAYEGHRVNAAGFVIHSAIHMARPDLNCVIHTHTAAGMAVAAQKQGLLPISQHALKFYGKLAYHTYEGIALSLDERGRLIDDLGPHRAMILRNHGLLVGGSGVAQAFQEIHFLERACQAQVAALAGGCELHYPSPDVCAHTAEQFDRDEQDNIIDLAWEAALTLIESQRESYLS
- a CDS encoding RraA family protein, which encodes MDKSQLIEQFKAVSFPTLGHFLEEGFADSQLRAMVPNVKLVGRALTLKLVGADAIAVNQALALIKPDDVLVIDTGGDWQHAPVGAVTSCAASCAGAAGIVVDGAVTDLLELREGGLPVFARGTSLLTTKLHGRGDSEINQPIQCAGVTVQPGDLVLGDDNGVLFLDWSTAARVIEKALASDHAEPRLLERLRAGEPVAQVLCVQAD
- a CDS encoding histone deacetylase family protein yields the protein MRSFFHPEQLLHHPRSYYSRGQMRTPQEVPERAQRLVQASHSLGFKVEQPADAGLEPLLAVHGAPYLAFLQEAHQRWKEIPEDWGDEVMSNIFVREPNALRGILAQAARYLADGSCPVGEQTWRSAYWSAQSAVAGAQALLDGEPAAYALCRPPGHHARAEAAGGFCYVNNAAVAAQVLRSGFEKVAVLDTDMHHGQGIQEIFYDRDDVLYVSVHGDPTNFYPGVAGFEDERGVGAGEGFNLNLPMAHGASEADFLEQLDVALSAVKDFGAQVLVLSLGFDIFELDPQSKVAVTREGFARLGERIRSLGLPCLIVQEGGYHLESLEDNARAFFVGSDVWQI
- a CDS encoding MFS transporter; its protein translation is MSDLSSAEKSGAPPEVAISMKKVAVASVIGTTVEWYDLFVFATASALVFNKVFFPDFVPLIGTLLAFGTFASAYLARIVGAALFGHFGDKLGRKSMLLISLLTMGAATFAIGLLPNYAAIGIWAPILLLLLRVIQGLALGGEWGGAVLMAVEHAPANKRGLYGSWVQIGVPAGTMIANLAFLVIAAWLSPEDLLAWGWRIPFLASVLLIAVGLYIRLNIAETPAFNKVKEAEVQVKMPLAEVFRKYWKQVVLGGIATMSTGASFNIIVAFGLTYGTQNLGFSRSVMLGVVLLSCAWCIVMLPVFGALSDRYGRKPIIVAGIVAEALVAFPMFWLMDTKELSLVIFGYLLLMTAFAANYGPIATFLAELFGTRVRYSGLSISYMLSGLLGSAATPIVTTALLAATGKGSSVAWYMIGAALISLLALLLLTETFKRDISEIPAVTTADDQPAPKPFKSAAA